In Lusitaniella coriacea LEGE 07157, one genomic interval encodes:
- a CDS encoding response regulator produces MSDTAIICVDDETVILEGLKEQLIRRFGEKYLYEVAESTTEAWEIIEELIESDVGILIIVSDWLMPGMKGDEFLIRVHQKFPNVITVMLTGQADEAAIGRVKQEANLHRCLYKPWTEEELSEAIISGLEQSDV; encoded by the coding sequence ATGTCAGACACAGCTATTATCTGCGTTGATGATGAAACCGTCATCTTAGAAGGTCTTAAGGAACAATTAATCAGACGTTTTGGAGAGAAGTATTTATATGAAGTTGCAGAAAGTACGACTGAAGCTTGGGAAATTATTGAAGAATTAATTGAAAGCGATGTTGGTATTTTAATCATCGTTTCTGATTGGCTAATGCCTGGAATGAAAGGGGATGAATTTTTAATTAGGGTTCATCAGAAATTCCCCAATGTCATCACTGTTATGTTGACAGGACAAGCAGATGAAGCAGCCATAGGACGAGTGAAACAAGAGGCAAATTTGCATCGCTGTCTGTACAAACCTTGGACGGAAGAGGAATTGTCAGAAGCTATTATTTCGGGTTTGGAGCAATCCGATGTATAA